From a single Anaerolineales bacterium genomic region:
- a CDS encoding S8 family serine peptidase translates to MKRIFTMIVLIAMLAAVFAVPVGAQGESRSYILMANGNKLPANLVKSVSAAGGVVTQTIPEVGLAVVTSSDPNFAVRAAKISGLRSVSANLTMQWINPNFQESVEIDAANPPFSGDDDSFFDLQWGHDAVDAPEAWDAGYRGAGVLVAVLDTGFDMDHPDLAPNINYALSTSFVPGEPVDYTLPDTFSHGTHVAGTIAAADNAFGVIGIAPEAELMLVKVLSDSGSGSFASIIAGIVYAANSGADVINMSLGAALYRSGDCSDPSDCYTAREAAELIVAIGRATTYAYQKGTTVISSAGNAANDGDHDRDLVHIPSDAPHVISISATAPIGWATDPLNAFLDYPASYTNYGQSVIDFAAPGGDAVYPGNENCLVAGLVRPCWVFDLVFSTGNGGWYWSAGTSMAAPHASGVAALIIGKNGGSMKPAHVESALRRSADDLGKPGNDDFYGAGRVNAFNAVR, encoded by the coding sequence ATGAAACGTATATTTACGATGATTGTCTTGATCGCCATGCTTGCTGCCGTGTTTGCTGTCCCTGTGGGGGCACAGGGTGAATCCCGTTCTTATATTTTGATGGCAAATGGAAACAAGCTTCCGGCGAATCTTGTCAAGTCCGTAAGTGCCGCGGGCGGTGTGGTTACGCAGACCATTCCTGAAGTCGGTCTGGCTGTGGTGACCTCGAGCGACCCGAATTTTGCGGTACGCGCAGCGAAGATCTCGGGGCTGCGATCTGTCAGTGCGAACCTGACCATGCAATGGATCAATCCGAACTTCCAGGAATCCGTGGAGATCGATGCCGCCAACCCGCCTTTCAGCGGCGATGACGATTCCTTCTTCGATCTGCAGTGGGGGCATGATGCAGTGGATGCTCCTGAAGCTTGGGATGCAGGCTATCGCGGGGCTGGTGTGCTTGTGGCGGTGCTGGATACGGGCTTTGACATGGATCATCCTGATCTGGCTCCCAACATTAACTATGCCCTCAGCACAAGCTTTGTGCCCGGTGAGCCCGTGGACTACACCCTGCCTGATACCTTCAGTCATGGCACGCATGTAGCCGGCACCATTGCCGCCGCGGACAACGCCTTTGGCGTCATTGGCATCGCGCCGGAAGCGGAACTGATGCTGGTGAAGGTGCTGTCAGATTCCGGCAGCGGTTCATTTGCCTCGATCATTGCCGGTATCGTATATGCCGCGAACTCGGGTGCGGATGTGATCAACATGAGTCTCGGCGCAGCACTTTATAGGAGCGGCGATTGCAGTGATCCGAGCGATTGCTATACCGCCCGTGAAGCGGCTGAGTTGATCGTGGCGATTGGACGCGCCACCACGTATGCCTATCAGAAGGGCACGACGGTGATTTCTTCTGCCGGGAATGCTGCAAATGACGGCGATCATGATAGGGATCTGGTTCACATCCCGTCGGATGCCCCGCATGTGATCTCGATCTCCGCCACGGCTCCCATCGGCTGGGCGACCGATCCGTTGAATGCCTTCCTTGACTATCCCGCCAGCTACACCAATTATGGGCAATCCGTGATCGACTTCGCCGCACCCGGCGGTGACGCTGTGTATCCCGGTAATGAGAATTGTCTTGTTGCCGGACTGGTCCGCCCCTGTTGGGTCTTTGACCTGGTCTTCAGCACTGGTAATGGTGGCTGGTACTGGTCCGCTGGCACGAGCATGGCGGCGCCTCATGCCTCGGGTGTTGCCGCTCTTATCATTGGCAAGAATGGCGGCTCGATGAAGCCCGCGCATGTGGAATCTGCATTGCGCCGTTCTGCGGATGATCTTGGCAAGCCCGGCAATGATGATTTCTATGGCGCTGGGCGCGTCAATGCTTTCAATGCCGTGAGATAG
- a CDS encoding SDR family oxidoreductase, translating into MLRDKVVLITGAGKGAGRALAEALAERGAVIAANDISPINVEEVVKRINASGGKAHAYIEDIAKKVGAQTVVKNVEDDFGHIDILINHAAVEPHVSLLNMDEWDWHRTLDVNLTGAFLMIQSAGWVMRAKGHGVIVNLVAGTGERSKKEAGAYLASKAGLVELSRQADAELSPHGVRVFAVENSDDVVETILSMLEEK; encoded by the coding sequence ATGCTGAGAGATAAAGTCGTTTTGATCACCGGCGCAGGCAAGGGTGCGGGACGCGCACTCGCAGAGGCACTCGCCGAACGCGGCGCGGTCATTGCCGCAAATGACATCTCCCCCATCAACGTGGAGGAGGTGGTCAAGCGCATCAACGCGAGCGGAGGGAAAGCGCACGCCTATATCGAGGACATTGCCAAAAAAGTCGGGGCACAGACCGTTGTAAAAAATGTCGAAGATGATTTCGGACACATTGACATCCTGATCAATCACGCGGCGGTGGAGCCGCACGTTTCCCTGCTGAACATGGACGAGTGGGACTGGCACCGTACGCTGGATGTCAACTTGACGGGCGCGTTCCTGATGATCCAGTCAGCGGGGTGGGTGATGCGGGCGAAAGGTCACGGGGTGATTGTGAATCTGGTTGCGGGAACAGGTGAAAGGTCCAAAAAAGAGGCGGGGGCGTATCTTGCCAGCAAGGCGGGGCTGGTCGAGCTGTCCCGTCAGGCGGATGCGGAATTAAGCCCGCATGGCGTGCGCGTGTTTGCTGTCGAAAATTCCGATGATGTGGTTGAGACCATCCTATCAATGCTGGAGGAAAAATGA
- a CDS encoding DinB family protein, translated as MKELLEYRVKLVERLGEATIEFCAACTGYNDPFAITVGDWTVHQIAAHTRDVEKSVYGARVRRVLEQENPEFASFDADAWMAKHYRKDEPLTQILDELSASVNGLCEMLKDVPREAWSRVSRHETMGGELTMQLWVERSLAHIEEHLTELKKAGNP; from the coding sequence ATGAAGGAATTGCTGGAATACCGCGTCAAACTGGTGGAACGGCTGGGGGAGGCGACGATTGAATTTTGCGCCGCCTGTACCGGATACAATGACCCGTTTGCCATTACCGTTGGCGATTGGACCGTCCATCAGATCGCTGCACACACGCGCGATGTTGAAAAATCCGTGTATGGCGCGCGGGTGCGGCGGGTGTTGGAGCAGGAAAATCCCGAATTTGCCAGTTTTGACGCCGACGCGTGGATGGCGAAGCATTACCGAAAAGACGAGCCGCTAACACAGATCCTGGATGAACTTTCGGCGAGTGTCAACGGGTTATGCGAGATGCTAAAGGATGTGCCGCGTGAGGCGTGGTCGCGGGTAAGCAGGCACGAAACGATGGGCGGCGAGTTGACCATGCAGCTGTGGGTCGAGCGCAGTCTGGCACACATCGAGGAGCATTTGACAGAGCTGAAAAAGGCGGGAAATCCGTGA
- a CDS encoding response regulator transcription factor encodes MKKQRIILVDDHEVVRLGLKSLLERHPQFDVVGEAGSAREALEQTALLKPDVVVMDIRLPGTSGIEACEQIVNQFPNTKVIMLTSYAEDEMLFSAIRAGASGYILKQIGSEDLIKALESVGRGEALLDPAVTQRVFQEVRRAVKEEEASAFAHLSQQEKHVLLLVSEGKTNREIAKTLFLGEGTVRNYVSSILSKLNVNNRAEAAAYAVEHNLREYIS; translated from the coding sequence ATGAAGAAACAACGAATTATCCTGGTAGATGATCATGAGGTGGTGCGGCTCGGTTTGAAATCACTGCTGGAGCGGCACCCGCAATTCGACGTCGTTGGAGAAGCGGGTTCGGCTCGCGAGGCGCTGGAACAGACCGCCCTGCTCAAGCCTGATGTGGTCGTGATGGATATTCGCCTGCCCGGCACATCGGGCATCGAAGCCTGCGAGCAGATCGTTAATCAATTCCCCAATACAAAAGTCATCATGCTTACCTCGTACGCCGAGGACGAGATGTTGTTCTCCGCCATCCGTGCGGGCGCTTCGGGCTACATCCTCAAGCAGATCGGCAGCGAGGACCTCATCAAGGCACTCGAGTCTGTGGGGCGCGGCGAGGCGCTGCTCGATCCCGCCGTTACCCAGCGCGTCTTCCAGGAAGTGCGCCGCGCGGTGAAGGAGGAAGAGGCTTCGGCGTTCGCCCACTTAAGCCAGCAGGAAAAACACGTGCTTTTGCTCGTCTCCGAAGGCAAGACCAACCGCGAGATCGCCAAGACATTGTTCCTCGGCGAAGGCACGGTGCGGAATTACGTTTCGAGCATTCTCTCGAAGTTGAACGTCAACAACCGCGCCGAGGCGGCGGCATACGCGGTGGAACACAATCTTCGGGAATACATTTCCTAG
- a CDS encoding GNAT family N-acetyltransferase: MFPFVHLTDGTITLRPFEFGEEVILRNAVHESMRELSPWMSWANSSYTVDVARNFIAITRAEWSRGTLYSFAITDTRTHGFLGGCGLSHIHPIYKFCNLGYWVRTPHHGRGIAGRAAKLAARYAFEKAGIIRAEIVIAMGNDASKRVAEKIDAHYEGILLNRMTVGKQIYDAHMFSLLPSDFGLVASL, from the coding sequence ATGTTCCCATTCGTACATCTGACAGACGGCACGATCACCCTGCGCCCGTTCGAATTCGGCGAGGAAGTCATCCTACGCAACGCGGTACACGAATCCATGCGGGAACTCAGCCCGTGGATGTCGTGGGCGAACTCCAGTTACACCGTGGATGTGGCGCGTAATTTCATCGCCATTACACGCGCGGAATGGTCGCGCGGCACGCTGTATTCCTTCGCCATTACAGATACTAGAACGCACGGATTCCTCGGCGGCTGCGGCTTGAGTCATATCCACCCGATCTATAAATTCTGCAACCTCGGCTATTGGGTGCGGACGCCGCATCACGGCAGGGGCATTGCAGGGCGGGCCGCAAAACTTGCCGCCCGCTACGCCTTTGAAAAAGCGGGCATCATCCGCGCGGAAATTGTGATTGCGATGGGGAACGACGCCAGTAAACGCGTCGCTGAAAAGATCGACGCGCACTACGAGGGAATTTTGCTAAACAGGATGACCGTCGGCAAGCAGATCTACGACGCGCACATGTTCTCGCTTCTCCCCTCCGATTTTGGGCTGGTTGCCAGTTTGTAG
- a CDS encoding TIM barrel protein, with product MSLSFKFGTVGSPVGTPKKPGGSVGAIGFSRSIGLDALELGWVQSVRVTEATCAAIKSTGAEQGVALSVHAPYFINLNATDEEWSKSRKRLMDAAHYGYLAGATDIIFHPGSYFGNDPAAVLKVALPRLESCVKELQKNGDKVTLRPETMGKSAMLGSFEDALAMSKAMDMVQPCLDFAHLHARPGDGTMNTYDEWSRLLEKYGKTLGKKALKNLHIHLSGIEYGPKGEKNHLPLAEADLDLKALFKAMHAFGCAGRILCESPIMEEDALNMKKAWMKVSGEK from the coding sequence ATGTCCTTATCCTTCAAATTCGGAACCGTCGGCTCGCCCGTTGGAACGCCCAAGAAACCGGGAGGCTCGGTCGGCGCGATCGGATTCAGCAGATCCATCGGTTTGGATGCGCTCGAACTGGGCTGGGTGCAATCGGTACGCGTGACTGAAGCGACCTGCGCGGCGATCAAATCCACGGGCGCGGAACAGGGAGTTGCCCTGAGCGTCCACGCGCCGTATTTCATCAATTTGAACGCTACGGATGAAGAATGGAGCAAGTCACGCAAGCGCCTGATGGATGCGGCGCACTATGGCTATCTGGCAGGCGCAACGGATATCATCTTTCATCCCGGCTCATATTTCGGCAACGACCCCGCGGCTGTGCTGAAGGTTGCCCTGCCGCGTTTGGAAAGCTGTGTGAAGGAATTGCAGAAGAACGGCGACAAGGTCACATTGCGCCCGGAGACGATGGGCAAGTCCGCGATGCTCGGTTCGTTCGAGGACGCGCTCGCGATGAGCAAAGCCATGGACATGGTACAGCCCTGCCTCGATTTTGCCCACCTGCACGCCCGCCCCGGTGACGGCACGATGAACACCTATGACGAATGGTCACGTTTGTTGGAGAAATACGGCAAGACGCTTGGTAAAAAGGCGTTGAAGAATTTGCACATCCATCTCTCCGGCATCGAATATGGACCGAAAGGGGAGAAGAATCACCTGCCCCTCGCCGAAGCGGATTTGGATCTGAAGGCGCTCTTCAAAGCCATGCACGCGTTCGGCTGTGCGGGACGCATCCTGTGCGAAAGCCCGATCATGGAAGAGGATGCGCTGAATATGAAAAAGGCTTGGATGAAGGTCAGCGGGGAGAAGTAA
- a CDS encoding diacylglycerol kinase family protein encodes MKAFVLSRIQSFRHAFRGWFYVLRTQRNAWIHSAIATAVFFVGLWLQLSLHDWALIILTAAFVFTAEFINTAIEVVVDLASPDEHPLAKIGKDVGAAAVLVAALAAILIGLLILGPPFWLKLTILISNP; translated from the coding sequence GTGAAAGCGTTCGTCCTCTCGCGGATCCAATCCTTCCGCCATGCCTTTCGCGGATGGTTCTATGTCCTGCGCACCCAACGCAATGCGTGGATCCACAGTGCGATTGCGACGGCGGTTTTTTTTGTGGGGCTGTGGCTGCAGCTATCCCTGCACGATTGGGCGCTCATCATCCTGACCGCCGCGTTCGTGTTCACTGCGGAATTCATCAATACCGCCATCGAGGTCGTAGTGGATCTTGCCAGCCCGGATGAGCATCCGCTTGCCAAGATCGGCAAGGATGTGGGCGCGGCGGCGGTGCTGGTTGCCGCGCTTGCAGCCATTTTGATCGGCTTGCTTATTCTTGGTCCGCCGTTTTGGTTGAAACTAACCATATTGATTTCTAATCCCTGA
- the ybeY gene encoding rRNA maturation RNase YbeY → MIFIDNQQDFLESALLERAARLTLEISPPLNPDLELDLSNADLTIVLTDDRQLHELNRDYLGVDASTDVLSFPASESDPETGSTYLGDVVISIPRAAQQAEVAGHPVEAEVQLLVVHGVLHLLGHDHATAEEKTAMWEEQAKVLERLGLSHIKIQDSE, encoded by the coding sequence ATGATCTTCATTGACAACCAACAAGATTTTTTGGAGTCTGCCCTGCTTGAACGCGCAGCACGTCTCACCCTCGAAATTTCACCGCCGCTCAACCCGGACCTCGAACTTGATCTTTCCAACGCAGACCTGACCATCGTCCTGACCGATGACCGCCAACTGCATGAACTGAATCGAGATTATCTCGGCGTGGATGCGTCAACCGACGTGCTTTCCTTCCCCGCCTCCGAATCGGACCCGGAAACGGGCTCCACCTATCTGGGTGACGTGGTCATTTCGATTCCCCGTGCCGCGCAGCAGGCGGAGGTGGCGGGACATCCCGTGGAAGCCGAGGTGCAATTGCTGGTGGTGCACGGCGTTCTGCATCTGCTCGGTCACGACCATGCCACAGCGGAGGAAAAAACTGCCATGTGGGAGGAACAGGCAAAGGTCCTGGAACGACTCGGATTGTCCCACATCAAGATACAGGACTCAGAGTGA
- a CDS encoding HDIG domain-containing protein — MSMETFAIARSRIYRISLIAVVSLVSFVLLTVPLGSSSGIQTVAVGDVAQSTIQSPRDIEYVSEVRTEEARKAAESAVLPVYSSPDPAIARQQIDRLRTTLQNITAVRNSELTPAEKRTSILALSDIRLKVETIDFLIGISDPRWDTVQTESLRVLETIMRRAIYEDRLEATQSAVSSSVSLVLSEQQAMLVTELVASFVVPNSFFSQELTDAARQSAREAVKPIVKSYKTGETIVSAGEIITPADMEAFQQLDIIRPTQRWQDMLGAAAIIALSAIFVPLYFFRRKRAIILNDPRSALLIALLFIIFLAGARLFTERTLAPYGYPLQAAGLLLTALFGLEVGLVVSIPLALLAGYGLPNSLDLTSYYLISSLLGLLALGPARRIWGFVRAGIAISLSGLVVLIAYRLPFFQPDLLGLVQFLGVAAFAGFSAASVTLLLQYLFAQMLGLTTALQLLDLSRPDFPLLQFLLRNAPGTYQHSLNVANLAEQAAEKIGADPLLTRVGAIFHDIGKALNPNFFIENQVADNLNTHQDADPEEVSATIIRHVTDGVQLAKKHRLPRRLHDFILEHHGTLITQYQYNQAIEAAGGDASKVDIEKFRYPGPRPASRESALLMLADATEARARAERPTDEDTIRKLVSSVVETVQRYNQLDDTLLTLRDLNLIMESFISTLRGSYHPRIQYPKASVPDQDATLSAVKNK, encoded by the coding sequence ATGTCCATGGAAACCTTTGCCATCGCCCGCAGCCGCATTTACCGGATCAGTCTGATCGCTGTAGTCAGTCTGGTCTCCTTTGTGTTGCTGACCGTGCCGCTTGGTTCTAGTTCCGGCATTCAAACCGTGGCGGTGGGGGATGTGGCGCAGTCCACTATACAATCCCCAAGGGATATTGAGTACGTCAGCGAAGTGCGCACGGAGGAAGCCCGCAAAGCGGCGGAAAGCGCCGTCCTGCCGGTGTATAGTTCCCCCGATCCCGCCATTGCCCGCCAACAGATCGACCGTCTGCGCACCACACTGCAGAACATCACCGCTGTCCGCAACAGCGAATTGACCCCCGCCGAAAAACGTACCAGCATCCTCGCCCTGAGCGATATCCGTTTGAAGGTCGAGACCATTGATTTTCTGATCGGCATTTCAGATCCCCGCTGGGATACCGTGCAAACCGAGTCGCTCCGGGTGCTGGAAACGATCATGCGCCGCGCCATCTACGAAGACAGGCTGGAGGCGACACAGTCAGCAGTATCATCCTCTGTCAGTCTTGTGCTGAGCGAACAACAAGCCATGCTGGTGACCGAGTTGGTTGCATCCTTTGTGGTGCCGAACAGTTTCTTCAGCCAGGAATTGACCGATGCCGCACGGCAATCGGCACGTGAAGCGGTGAAACCGATTGTAAAATCCTATAAAACCGGGGAGACCATCGTTTCGGCGGGCGAGATCATCACCCCCGCTGACATGGAAGCCTTCCAACAACTGGACATTATCCGCCCCACGCAGCGCTGGCAGGATATGCTCGGTGCGGCGGCGATTATTGCCCTCTCCGCCATCTTCGTGCCGCTTTACTTTTTCCGCCGAAAACGCGCCATTATTCTCAACGATCCGCGCAGTGCACTGCTGATCGCATTATTGTTCATCATCTTTTTGGCTGGAGCGCGCTTGTTTACAGAACGCACGCTTGCCCCCTATGGCTATCCTTTGCAAGCCGCCGGTTTGCTGTTGACCGCTTTGTTCGGTCTGGAAGTGGGGTTGGTGGTCTCGATCCCGCTTGCCCTGCTGGCTGGCTATGGGCTTCCCAATTCCCTCGACCTGACCAGTTATTACCTGATCTCATCCCTGCTTGGCTTGCTCGCCCTTGGACCAGCTCGCCGCATCTGGGGGTTCGTGCGCGCAGGGATCGCCATCTCGCTCTCCGGCTTGGTCGTATTGATCGCCTATCGCCTGCCGTTCTTCCAGCCTGATCTTCTAGGGCTTGTGCAATTTCTTGGAGTGGCAGCCTTTGCGGGCTTTTCCGCCGCCAGCGTGACACTGCTTTTACAATATCTCTTCGCACAAATGCTGGGGCTGACCACTGCCCTGCAGCTGCTCGATCTTTCCCGTCCCGATTTTCCCCTGCTTCAATTCCTGCTCCGCAATGCGCCCGGCACCTATCAGCATAGTTTGAACGTTGCCAATCTTGCCGAGCAAGCCGCCGAAAAGATCGGCGCGGATCCGCTGCTCACGCGCGTCGGCGCGATATTCCATGACATCGGCAAGGCGCTCAACCCGAATTTCTTCATCGAAAACCAGGTGGCGGACAACCTCAATACGCATCAAGATGCAGACCCGGAAGAGGTCTCCGCGACCATCATCCGGCACGTCACAGACGGCGTTCAGCTTGCGAAGAAACACCGCCTGCCCCGCCGCCTGCACGATTTCATCCTCGAACATCACGGTACGCTTATCACACAGTATCAATACAATCAGGCGATCGAAGCCGCTGGCGGCGACGCATCCAAGGTGGATATCGAGAAATTCCGTTACCCCGGTCCGCGTCCCGCCTCGCGCGAATCCGCCCTGCTCATGCTGGCGGATGCCACCGAAGCCCGCGCCCGCGCCGAGCGTCCCACCGATGAAGACACCATCCGCAAACTGGTTTCCAGCGTGGTCGAAACCGTACAGCGCTACAACCAACTGGACGATACGCTGCTGACCCTGCGCGACCTGAACCTGATCATGGAATCCTTCATCTCCACCCTGCGCGGCTCCTACCACCCACGCATCCAGTATCCCAAAGCCAGTGTGCCCGATCAGGATGCCACCCTTTCCGCGGTAAAAAATAAATGA
- a CDS encoding GatB/YqeY domain-containing protein, giving the protein MDTKAKLNESMKNAMKSGDEVRKRTIRMALAAVKQAEVDKRAEIDDMAVTALVQKEVKTRREALEEAKKASRDDLIAANEAEIKVLEEFLPKAMPAEELRALVQAAIAETGAAAPSDMGKVMKVVMPRVAGRAPNDMISAAVKELLTKQ; this is encoded by the coding sequence ATGGATACGAAAGCAAAACTTAACGAATCAATGAAAAATGCCATGAAGAGCGGCGACGAAGTCCGCAAACGCACCATTCGCATGGCGCTCGCTGCTGTCAAACAGGCAGAAGTGGACAAGCGCGCCGAAATTGATGATATGGCGGTCACCGCTCTCGTCCAAAAGGAGGTCAAGACCCGCCGTGAGGCGCTGGAGGAGGCGAAAAAAGCCAGCCGCGATGACCTGATCGCCGCCAATGAAGCCGAGATCAAGGTGCTGGAGGAGTTTCTCCCCAAAGCCATGCCCGCAGAGGAACTGCGCGCACTGGTGCAAGCCGCCATCGCAGAGACCGGCGCTGCCGCGCCGAGCGACATGGGCAAGGTCATGAAGGTCGTCATGCCGCGGGTCGCCGGGCGCGCGCCGAACGACATGATCAGCGCCGCTGTAAAGGAACTGCTCACAAAGCAATAA
- a CDS encoding cob(I)yrinic acid a,c-diamide adenosyltransferase — translation MTFYTAKGDDGTTGLLGEGRVPKYHARMEAVGALDEASAALGLARAQCAAPQTPPILLEIQRDLYKLMAEVAATPENAKQFHFIDEARVKWLEEQTDSISGSIEMPKEFILPGDTLGGAALSMARAVIRRAERRVVALFDEEEVVNPDLQRYLNRLSSLCFVLELLENQNAGKKTSLAKS, via the coding sequence ATGACTTTTTATACTGCCAAAGGCGACGACGGCACAACCGGTTTGCTCGGCGAGGGCCGCGTCCCGAAATATCATGCCCGCATGGAAGCGGTCGGCGCGCTGGATGAAGCCTCTGCCGCACTGGGATTGGCTCGCGCGCAATGCGCCGCGCCTCAGACTCCCCCCATCCTGCTCGAAATCCAGCGGGATCTGTACAAGCTGATGGCGGAGGTCGCCGCCACACCGGAGAACGCGAAGCAGTTCCATTTTATCGACGAAGCGCGGGTGAAATGGCTGGAGGAGCAAACCGACTCGATCAGCGGAAGCATCGAGATGCCGAAGGAATTCATCCTGCCCGGCGACACACTCGGCGGCGCGGCGCTTTCAATGGCGCGCGCGGTCATCCGCCGCGCAGAACGGCGTGTGGTGGCGCTCTTCGACGAGGAGGAAGTCGTCAACCCCGATCTGCAGCGCTATTTGAACCGACTCTCGTCGCTGTGTTTTGTGCTGGAACTGCTCGAAAACCAAAACGCGGGGAAGAAAACTTCGCTGGCTAAATCATAG